Below is a window of Paludisphaera borealis DNA.
CTCATCCTCGATTTCCCAGTCGCCGAGTTCATCTTCATCGTCGACAAGCTCGCTGTCGAGTTCGTCCCAGCGCGGATCGGCCTCGGATGCGACGGGGACGTTGCGGCCGTCGGCGACGGCTTGCAGATATTCGGCTCTGCATGTCGTTCCCCGCGCTGAGCGCCCTCGTCGCCGGCTACGAGGTCTTCTGCTTCGTCGACGCGTCGGGCAACTGGTCGAAGATGGCGACCGACCTGACGATCGCCCGCGTCGCCCAGGCCGGCGCCATCCTACGCCGTGCTCGCCGAAACCATGAGCACATAACACCGCCCCGATGCGATAGATTTCGCGCAGGTCATGGTCGACCATATCGTCCCGCCCTACCGGGCGCTCATCGAGAGCTACGACAAAGCCCAGAGCGTGCAAAAAGTCGGGCGGGAGACCAAACTCGACCTCCTCGACGCCGGCCAGGTGAAGAAGTGACGGCCCTGGTCGAGCTGAAGGCGTTGAACGACGCCACGCTCGCAACGTCTCTGGCAGAACATTTCACCAAAACATCATGATGGCTGCCATAATCACAAATGCAAGAACGGAGACCCAGACCACTCGCGATCGGACGCCGTAGCCGAAGAACAACACGAGCAGCGGGTTGACGCGTTCTCCCCGATCCAGTCGACGTCGGACCACGTCCTTGAGCGCAAGGGCCAGTCCGACGCCGGCGCCCAGCGCCGCCGAAGCCAAGCCCAGCGCCACGATCGCCTGCGCCGTCAGATCGATCCCCAGGCTGCCTTGACGTCGGCTCCGCAGAATCGAGACGACGACCACGAAACCCGTGACCGCGGCGCATCCGGCGATCTTCAGCCAGACGGGCTTGTCGCTGCGAAAGACCTCGTCGAGTTCATTGCGAAATGGAAGTCTCATCGAACGGTCCACCCACATCATTCACGAGAGGAGGGGTTTGGCCGCGGGCACGGGTCTTTTTCAACAGCGTCAGTCCGCCAACCAGGAGAAGGAGGGCGAATCCGATCCCGCCGGCGAACAACGTAGCCCGTAATTCTCATCGACAACCGAAGCCATGGCCGTCAATCATGGCATCCACAAACTTGAGTTCCTGATTCAGAGGGAACTCAGATTGAAATCCGCTCCACAATATTCCGCGTGACTTTCTTCTGCCGACGGTCGTAAAGTCCGGTGGTACGCGGCTCCGCGTGCCCGGCCAGATACTGCACGTCCTCCAGGGGCACGCCCTGGGTCAGCAGGTCGGTGATCGCCGCCACCCGAAAACTGTGGGGCGACAGCCGCGACGGCAGCCCGGCGTCTTTCAGTCGCCGCTTGACCAACTCGCAGATCCGCTTGCTGGTGAGCGGGTTGCCGGTGAGCGTCCTCGACGTACCGTTGACCGCCGCCCGGAACAGCGGCGAATCCTTCGGCTGGCCGCCGACGCCCGCCGCCTCGACGTAGGCCCGGATGAAGCCGTCCAGGTCGTGCCGCACCGGGATTTCCCGGCTCTTGCCCCCCTTCTCCTGGAACCGCAGCACCGACTGCGATCCGTCGTGCTGGAAATCCCCCAACCGCAGCTTGGCCGCCGCCCCCGCCCGACATGCGGTGTAAGCCAGCGTGGCGAGGACCGCCCGGTCACGCAGGCCGACGACATGACCCGTGTCCACCGACGCCAGCAGCGTGCGGGCCTGCTCGACGGTGATCTCCGGCGTCTTGCCCTCCACCACCTGATCCTTCACGCCTTTGACCGACGTGGCCGGATTGAGCACCACGACGTGCCGGTTGACCAGACGGTCGAAGAAGCCCCGCAACGCCGACAGGGCCAGGTTCCGCTTGGCGGGCGAGCCGCCCAGGCCGACGAGATACTGCCCGACCTGGCCCGGCGTGATCGTCGGCAGCTCCCTCCCCTGCCCCTCGCACCAGTCCAGGAACCTCCGCACCGCCCGCAGGTAGGCTTTCTGCGTGTGCGGGTTGTGGTGCACGGCGTAGAAATACTCATCCCAGGCGAACCGCGCAGCCCCCCCCGCCCGCTCCACCAGCGACGGCAGCGGGGCCGCCTCACCGGTCGCAGGAACGCTTGCCGATGAGACCTTGACCAACCCGTTAGACATCATCCGCTCCCATCCCAAAGCCGCCCGAAGCGTCTGACGGAGTCTTCGATTTCCGATCGTCGCCAAGCCGAATCCTCACGATGGGGCCGCACGACGGGTGAGCGGGTCTGCTTACATCGTCGCCAAGCCGAATCCTCACGATCGGGCCGCACGACGGGTAACCGGGTCTGCTTACGACGTACTCCCACAGCGAACCAACGAAAATCAGGGAGTAAAAAGAAAACAGGACTACTCCGCCCGTGGCGGCTGGATGAGGGAGGAAGTAAAAGTACGCGTAATAGGCCGTGCCACAGCCGACGAGCGTGAGGAAGCGGAGGACGACACCGTCGACGCCGGCCGGACTTTCCTTCGCCCGGTGGTGGGAGCTGCTCAGCACGACCGTCGTTAAGAAATTCACGGCACCTGGTACCGATATACGGGCCAACGTAAAGTATAAGGCACATAAGACAATCAGTTTAGCCCACTGGCCGAGGGTGAACTGCCGTCGAAAAAGCGACATATGCACCCTCTCTTGTTCCATAACGCATGCATCAAAAGTCTTCATCCCAAGCCAAGCGGTCCGCACCGCCCGCCCGCTCGACCAGCGACGGAAGCAGTGTGCTGGCGCCCGCCGCCGCCACGCCGCCCGAATTCGCAATCACCAGTTCGTTCGTCATCGGTCGATCCTTCTCCCCGCCCGTCATCCCGGCGTCCCGCCGGAGGGCGACTTAATCAGCGAAATCACCGAGACGACCAAACCATAACTCATTCCACATATCACAACGCCAATTAATCCGATCATCGCCGTCCGCAAGTGCGGGTTGGGCGGCCTGCCGGTCATCTGCGTGGCGATCATCTGGCCGAACGTCACCGCGCCGAAGGTCGCGGTCAAGCCGCCCACGACCCGCATGATCCGATCTTCGTCCGCGAGCCACAGGACGCCGGTGACTGCGAAATACACATTTATGAGCAGCCATGAGAACCATTCGTATTTCCACTCCGGCTTCGCGGGCGTCGGAGCGGCCTCCTCGATATGGGCGTCAATCATGGACGGCCTCCTCTCTTCGAAGCCATCATGCATGAAGCTATATCACCCGGAAGGTAGCATGTTCCTAGGGGGCAATAAAGGGGATTATTTCCCCCTAAGTCGCCTTACAAACAACACACATAAATACATAAATTCTTTCATATACTGGCGCATGTAATTACGCCGATGCATTCGCAATCGCATCAGGGTTGAGAATGAAACCGGCCTCACGTAAGCGGTTGGTCAACTTTGGCACCACCTCTTTAACATGATCATTAAATGGTATGTACAAGACCCCTTTGGCGTCAGACGGCTCCTCAAGATGACCCTTGCGAAGAATCGCAATGTTCGGGCGTCCGATAGCTGAAATCAGCATACCTAGTTCGAGGACTACGTTTTGACGAGCACGGGGTTCCGCTTTTTCGACACCATCGACTTTTGAATAGCCGATATCGTCCGGTGTCATGAGCACTATGCCGAAGCGTGCTTGATTGTTACTTGGGCCGATCTCCTTCTCCAAGGCTTCGATGATCGTCAGACCGCCGCCGCCTGAGTTGGCCAATACAAAAGGGTTAAGACCTAGTTTATGGATGATCAGCTCAAGCTGTTCACGTGCCACCGAATCATGACCATGCACGACGAATACTTTTTTGGATGCGTTCATGGGATTCGACGGATGCACGGGCAATGGAACTTCCTCTGCCGACGATTGCATGGATGATGGTGTTCCGTGGTAAGAATCCCAAGCGTCGATGAATCGCTTCTTAATATCCGCCTTGCCTTGCGGTGTCAGGGTTCCAGTTGAAGGATACCAGTTGACAATTGCCCCGTCAGACGTACGAATCTGCTTACAATTCTCCTGCTCTCGCGTCTCGACAATCGAGAAGCCGCATACCTTGACGATGGTTTGAAGATCTTCAATCGTCCCAATGTTGCTCTGTAGAAAACCAGTGAACCGTCGTCCACTGGCGGTCGTAGAATGACATGTGACTACGAGCAAATCACCACTGCGGGTGTTCCAGGTCGCCTACGAGGCGGCTTGTCGCGCCCTTCCGGCGCACCGCCACCAGTTCAGCCCCAAGAAGTTCACCCAGCCTCAACTTCTGGCCTGCCTGGTGCTCAAGGAGTTCCTCCGCCTCGACTACCGCGGGTTGGCGGCGCATCTGGCGGACCAGGCCGACCTCCGGGACCGGATCGGGCTGACGGTCGTCCCGCACTTCACCACGTTTCAGAAGGCCGCACAGCGGTTGCTGGCCTCGGTCCCCGGCCGCCGGATGTTCGACGCCGTGCTCGATCGTGCGAGGGAGGACGGCACGCTGAAGCGCCGCGTCCCGTTGGCGGCCGTCGACGGCACGGGGATGGAGTCGCGGCACGTCAGCCGCTACTACGCCAAGCGTCGCTCCGCCGGAGACTCCGACCCCGCCAGGACTTACGCGCATTATCCGAAGGTCGTCTTCGTGGTCGACTGCCGGAGCCATATGATCCTCTCGGCGGTCCCGGGGCGTGGCCCGGCGTCGGATCTGGTGCAGTTCGGCCGGGCCTGGACCCAGGCCGTGCGCCGCGCCCGGATCGACACGCTGCTGGCCGACGCCGACTTCGACGCCGAACGGGTCCACCGGGCCGTCCGGTCGCACGGCGTGCGGACGAT
It encodes the following:
- a CDS encoding tyrosine-type recombinase/integrase, coding for MSNGLVKVSSASVPATGEAAPLPSLVERAGGAARFAWDEYFYAVHHNPHTQKAYLRAVRRFLDWCEGQGRELPTITPGQVGQYLVGLGGSPAKRNLALSALRGFFDRLVNRHVVVLNPATSVKGVKDQVVEGKTPEITVEQARTLLASVDTGHVVGLRDRAVLATLAYTACRAGAAAKLRLGDFQHDGSQSVLRFQEKGGKSREIPVRHDLDGFIRAYVEAAGVGGQPKDSPLFRAAVNGTSRTLTGNPLTSKRICELVKRRLKDAGLPSRLSPHSFRVAAITDLLTQGVPLEDVQYLAGHAEPRTTGLYDRRQKKVTRNIVERISI
- a CDS encoding TIR domain-containing protein codes for the protein MLVVTCHSTTASGRRFTGFLQSNIGTIEDLQTIVKVCGFSIVETREQENCKQIRTSDGAIVNWYPSTGTLTPQGKADIKKRFIDAWDSYHGTPSSMQSSAEEVPLPVHPSNPMNASKKVFVVHGHDSVAREQLELIIHKLGLNPFVLANSGGGGLTIIEALEKEIGPSNNQARFGIVLMTPDDIGYSKVDGVEKAEPRARQNVVLELGMLISAIGRPNIAILRKGHLEEPSDAKGVLYIPFNDHVKEVVPKLTNRLREAGFILNPDAIANASA
- a CDS encoding IS5 family transposase; this encodes MTTSKSPLRVFQVAYEAACRALPAHRHQFSPKKFTQPQLLACLVLKEFLRLDYRGLAAHLADQADLRDRIGLTVVPHFTTFQKAAQRLLASVPGRRMFDAVLDRAREDGTLKRRVPLAAVDGTGMESRHVSRYYAKRRSAGDSDPARTYAHYPKVVFVVDCRSHMILSAVPGRGPASDLVQFGRAWTQAVRRARIDTLLADADFDAERVHRAVRSHGVRTIIPPKRGRPTDKPPTGWWRRVMKQRFAGLKRKYGQRWQVETVNSMLKRRLGSALRARKHPTQCREIVLRAITHNVMIVRLRVFYRASQCTSRIPPSPSGDLSGQAFHARLRASLPKIEAYFNEILYGILFCFNPMHPRTLAAGQRRRAVINLHTYNNRSHHHLFISLPRAIDLCGGAQRPFRVGG